The sequence TACCCAGGAATGATGCGGGGAAGGCGGCTAGGGATTCACTTGAGGAACTTGGTCTTTGGGAACTTAGGAATACGCCCATTTATCAGTTGTCTGGTGGTATGTCGAGGAGGGTTCTCGTGGCCGCCGTCCTCGCTTCCAGTGCAGAGGTTATTTTCCTCGATGAGCCCACCGTGGGTCTTGACGCTGCCTCAAGGCGTGTCGTGTGGAACTCCCTTAGGCGTTACAGTAATGATGGCGCCACTGTATTCCTAACAACGCATTACATTGATGAGGCGGAGCAAATATCGGATGTTGTTTATCTAATTGATAATGGTCTAATAATCTCGCGGGGAAGGCCTAGGGAGCTTGTTGAGAGGTTGCCTGGTAAGTACGTAGTTGAGTACCCAGTATCGGCAGGTATTGATTCCTGCATTAGGATTGGTTCTTCATGTTTTTCCTTCGTGAATTCCCTCGATGAGGTTGGGGACGGCGCCATTAGGGTCTCGCCCAAGTCCCTTGAACACTATGTCCTTGTTACCATTAAGTCCTGGGGTGAAGAGAATGAGGAGGATTAGGGGTGGTTTAATGCATCAGTTGAGGGCTGTCCTGGTGCTTGCTTGGTTGAATGGCTTACTGCCAATAATTAGGTCGCCGCTGTGGGCCATATCCACCCTCGCAACGCCAATATCCCTACTCATACTACTCACTGTGCTTTATCGGGGCATCGGCATGATGATGGGCATAGTCGGTGGACTCGTCTGGACAATGCTCTCCAGCGGTACGGCCCTCATTGGCGACGCCGCGTATTACAGGCTTGAGCTTAAGTTTCAGCAAATGATCGTGGCAACACCAACTAACCCACTGGCTTACACGATCGGTTTGGCGCTAAGTGAGGTGATCTTTACGCTGCCGGGTATTGTTTTGTTTGTGGTCTTGCTCGTTCTCAAGACCTCGGTCTCATTATGGGGCACCCTGGGGATCACGGCATCACTGGTATTGCTTTGGTACGCCGTGTCTTCCGTTGCCTTCTACGCATCGACGCTGTTCACGTACATTAGGTACACGTGGGCCGTCGTTAGTCTATTGACGCTCGCCCTTGGTGTCCTGCCGCCGGTTTACTACCCAGCAACGTACCTAGGTGGTGCTTGGTGGATTGCTTACCTAGTGCCAACCTCTGCGACTGCCATGGTTGTACAGAGTGCCGTTGGGATAACCCATTACTCAATGTTGCAGTTGGGCATGTCCTACGTCTCCAGTATTGCCTGGTGCTTGGTGGGTACGGTCCTCACCCTGAGGGTTGCCAAGTGGAGGACCCCGTAGGTTATGTGTGGAAGAATTAAAAATTCCCCTGCATAGGATTAGTTGATATGAGTAAGAGGAATTACGTGATTGCCAGGTATGAGAAGGATGACTACGTCTTCGAAATACTCGTTGACCCAGACGCAGCTCTGGACATGAGGCTAGGCAAGTCTATTGGTATTGATAAGGTGTTGATTACGGACACGATTTATAAGGATGCAAGGAAGGGCCTTAGGGCCAGTGAGGAGTCGTTAATGAGGGTCTTCAAGACCACGGATCCTAGGAGGGTGGCTGAGTTCATTGTGAAGAATGGTGAGTTGCCACTCACGGCTGACCAGAGGAGGAGACTCATTGAGCAGAAGAGGAAGCAGGTAATTGATTGGATTAGTAGGAATTGCATAGATACTAGGACTAGGACTCCCGTGCCTCCGCAGAGGGTTGAGGCTGCCATGCAGCAGGTCGATGTTACCATAGACCCATTTAAGCCTGTGGAGGAGCAGGTCAACGCCATAATAAAGGCCCTCCAGAGGATCCTACCTCTTAAGGTGGCCGTTAGTGTTCTTGAGGTGAGGGCTCCCGCTGATTATGCCCATAAGGTTAGGAGTAACCTGTCGAGGATGGGTAGGGTGGTTAAGGAGAGGTTTGAGGGCGATGGCTCGCTGGTGATGCAACTTGAGGTTCCTGCCGGGCTTCAGGACACGATTATTGCCAAGGTTAATGAGTTAACGCATGGCACTGGCGATGTAAGGATTGTGTCCACTTCATGAGCAATGCGCGGGATTAAAAATAAATTGGGGATACAGGCAGGGTATTTGATTATGCCTCTCTATGTCAGTGATAGGCAGATAGTGCTGCCTGGCGATGCCGTGGCCACCAGGGATTATAATGTGGGTGGTAGTGTTTATTGGGATGGCGATGTTGCGTACTCTGCCGTGGTTGGTCTCGTGAATGTAAAGAGCGAGAGGGATGTGGAGGTTATACCCTTGAGTGGTATTTACAGGCCTAGGGTTGGCGATGTGGTTATTGGGTATATAGTCGACATTGGGCTTACTGGCTGGACTGTCGACATTAAATCCCCATACTCAGCATACCTGCCTGTTCAGGAGGCTACCCTGAAGCCCATTGATCTAACCACGGTTGACCTAAAGGATCTATTGGGTATCGGTGATATTGTGCTTGCAAGGATAATAGACTTCAACCTAACCAGGGATTACCCAGTCACGTTGACGCTTAAGGAGGCCAGGCTTGGTAGGATCGAGGGTGGGACACTTGTTGAGATCGATGCCAGCAAGGTGGCTAGGGTGATCGGTAGAAGGGGCTCCATGGTTGGTATATTTGATGAGGAGCTTAATTGTGATGTCACTGTTGGTCAGAACGGTAGGATTTGGATCAGGTGTAGGAATCCCGAGGATGAGCCGTTCGTTGCCAGGGTCATAAAGCTCATAGAGAGCGAAAGCCACACGAGCGGGTTAACAGATAGGGTCAAGGCAATAGTGTCTCAGTATAAGGAGAAAAAGGCGGGTACTAAGGCTCAGGGCTCATCCACATCCTCTTAATCCTAGCCAACTCCTCATCCCTAACCTGCCTCCTCCTCTCGCCCTCAGCGAACAAACTTTTCTCATAGTCGTTAATAGGGACATACTCAGGAACAGGCGCTGGTTTTCCACTACTATCGACATGAATGTATGTGTAGTAAGCCGTGCATACATGCCTGGCTTGTCCGTAGGCGCCCTCAGCAATTACGTCAAGCATGATCTCCATCGATGACTTACCAACGTAGGTAATCCCAGCTCTCACGGTGACTATATCCCCAACCCTAATTGGGGCGTAAAAAGCCGTCTCGTCCACAGAACCCGTCACGGCTGCACCACCGGAGTACCTGGCTGCGAGTAGGCCGGCTATTTCGTCAAGCCAAGCCAATAATCTACCGCCAGACACCAGGTTACCAACGAAGGCATCAGACGGCATAGCCCAGCGACTAGACTCGACACGCCACTTAAGTCCCTTGGTTGGGTCTGTTAGGTCAAACCTCTTGAACTTCCTATCCTCAATCTTCCTCTTTCTCTCTTCATATCTTTTCTTGGCCTCCTCATAGATCTGCCTCTCGTCATTGGTAGGCTCAAGCACGTTATTTATAGGCCTTGGAACACCATACTCATCAACAGCCACGTAGGAGGCGGTTGCCATGGTAACCAGTTCCTGCTTACCGCCAGGACCCTCCTTCGAGGCTTCAATACGGACTTCCATTGATGATTTACCAGCATACTCAATCCTCGCCTTGAGTATGACGAATTCCCCAAGCCTGACAGGCCTTATGAAGAAGTGCCTGTCCAGGTATGCAAGGACTGCTGGACCTCTTGAGAATCGCGTGGCAGTTACTGTGCCTATGTTGGCCATCCACTCGAGCATTCGACCGCCGAAGAGGTTGCCGAGGGAGTTTATGTCAAAG is a genomic window of Vulcanisaeta souniana JCM 11219 containing:
- a CDS encoding acyl-CoA thioesterase; the encoded protein is MVSIKGTEMILVEAIQPFDINSLGNLFGGRMLEWMANIGTVTATRFSRGPAVLAYLDRHFFIRPVRLGEFVILKARIEYAGKSSMEVRIEASKEGPGGKQELVTMATASYVAVDEYGVPRPINNVLEPTNDERQIYEEAKKRYEERKRKIEDRKFKRFDLTDPTKGLKWRVESSRWAMPSDAFVGNLVSGGRLLAWLDEIAGLLAARYSGGAAVTGSVDETAFYAPIRVGDIVTVRAGITYVGKSSMEIMLDVIAEGAYGQARHVCTAYYTYIHVDSSGKPAPVPEYVPINDYEKSLFAEGERRRQVRDEELARIKRMWMSPEP
- the rrp4 gene encoding exosome complex RNA-binding protein Rrp4, translating into MPLYVSDRQIVLPGDAVATRDYNVGGSVYWDGDVAYSAVVGLVNVKSERDVEVIPLSGIYRPRVGDVVIGYIVDIGLTGWTVDIKSPYSAYLPVQEATLKPIDLTTVDLKDLLGIGDIVLARIIDFNLTRDYPVTLTLKEARLGRIEGGTLVEIDASKVARVIGRRGSMVGIFDEELNCDVTVGQNGRIWIRCRNPEDEPFVARVIKLIESESHTSGLTDRVKAIVSQYKEKKAGTKAQGSSTSS
- a CDS encoding ribosome assembly factor SBDS, producing MSKRNYVIARYEKDDYVFEILVDPDAALDMRLGKSIGIDKVLITDTIYKDARKGLRASEESLMRVFKTTDPRRVAEFIVKNGELPLTADQRRRLIEQKRKQVIDWISRNCIDTRTRTPVPPQRVEAAMQQVDVTIDPFKPVEEQVNAIIKALQRILPLKVAVSVLEVRAPADYAHKVRSNLSRMGRVVKERFEGDGSLVMQLEVPAGLQDTIIAKVNELTHGTGDVRIVSTS
- a CDS encoding ABC transporter ATP-binding protein; this translates as MQAIMASKLRRSFGGRDVLRGVDLDVDYGVIATLLGPNGAGKTTLIRILTTELMPHGGDAYVAGFDVVRHASEVRRRIAVIPQDAKPISYMTPHEFVYSYLLLRGLPRNDAGKAARDSLEELGLWELRNTPIYQLSGGMSRRVLVAAVLASSAEVIFLDEPTVGLDAASRRVVWNSLRRYSNDGATVFLTTHYIDEAEQISDVVYLIDNGLIISRGRPRELVERLPGKYVVEYPVSAGIDSCIRIGSSCFSFVNSLDEVGDGAIRVSPKSLEHYVLVTIKSWGEENEED
- a CDS encoding ABC transporter — its product is MRRIRGGLMHQLRAVLVLAWLNGLLPIIRSPLWAISTLATPISLLILLTVLYRGIGMMMGIVGGLVWTMLSSGTALIGDAAYYRLELKFQQMIVATPTNPLAYTIGLALSEVIFTLPGIVLFVVLLVLKTSVSLWGTLGITASLVLLWYAVSSVAFYASTLFTYIRYTWAVVSLLTLALGVLPPVYYPATYLGGAWWIAYLVPTSATAMVVQSAVGITHYSMLQLGMSYVSSIAWCLVGTVLTLRVAKWRTP